One window of the Esox lucius isolate fEsoLuc1 chromosome 8, fEsoLuc1.pri, whole genome shotgun sequence genome contains the following:
- the igfbp3 gene encoding insulin-like growth factor-binding protein 3, translating into MPGLCVLCLTAVLATFTRFAETVGPVVRCEPCDAGALMQCKPLPKDCTERVREPGCGCCLTCALSKGQACGVYTGRCGSGLTCQPQTGETRPLQALLEGRGACSSIASKKLSTILLTVQKQENSGGEQAGAEEEHCGNITSTITPSAAVMGGAVGVEAGGGHRGSIETKSPQLTRLDVIKKEQNKKSQSYKVESVSGGLHIDIHNFSLENKRENEYGPCRREMESILTSLKISHVLNPQGFRIPNCDKKGFYKKKQCRPSKGRKRGYCWCVDKYGETLPGYDGKDRREALCYSLESK; encoded by the exons ATGCCCGGTCTATGCGTGCTTTGTCTCACTGCGGTGCTCGCTACATTCACCCGTTTCGCGGAAACCGTGGGACCGGTGGTCCGATGTGAGCCGTGTGACGCAGGGGCTCTCATGCAGTGCAAACCGCTGCCAAAAGACTGCACTGAGAGGGTTCGGGAGCCCGGCTGCGGATGCTGTCTGACTTGCGCGCTTTCCAAGGGCCAGGCGTGTGGAGTTTACACCGGGCGTTGTGGCTCCGGACTGACCTGTCAGCCCCAAACCGGGGAGACCCGACCACTGCAAGCTCTGCTAGAGGGACGGGGAGCGTGTTCCAGCATCGCGTCCAAAAAACTCAGCACAATCCTGCTTACGGTGCAGAAACAAG AGAATTCAGGTGGCGAGCAGGCTGGGGCAGAAGAAGAGCATTGTGGCAACATCACTTCTACAATCACCCCATCTGCAGCAGTGATGGGAGGTGCAGTAGGTGTGGAGGCTGGGGGAGGACACAGAGGGTCCATAGAGACCAAGTCGCCGCAGCTCACCAGGCTGGACGTGATTAAGAAGGAGCAGAATAAGAAAAGTCAGAGCTACAAGGTGGAGTCAGTATCTGGGGGACTCCACATCGACATACACAACTTCTCCCTAGAGAACAAGAGGGAGAATGAGTAT GGCCCAtgcaggagagagatggagagcatTTTGACCAGTCTTAAAATCTCACACGTGCTCAACCCTCAAGGCTTCCGAATCCCAAACTGTGACAAAAAAGGTTTCTACAAGAAGAAACAG TGCCGTCCATCCAAAGGAAGAAAGCGAGGCTACTGCTGGTGTGTTGATAAATATGGTGAGACTCTCCCTGGCTACGATGGAAAAGATAGACGGGAAGCCCTGTGCTACAGCCTGGAGAGCAAATGA